One segment of Ascidiaceihabitans donghaensis DNA contains the following:
- a CDS encoding heme biosynthesis protein HemY: protein MLWSLVKIILFFCALVAVAFGASFLLEAQGGVRIEVAGSEYNFGPLQSVIALVLLVVTVWVFIKVLGLIIATWKFLNGDETAISRYFERNRQAKGYDALSQGMMALASGEGRLAMSKAEKAEKYLNKPELTNLLTAQAAELAGDRRKAEQTYRALIENDATRFVGVSGIMKQRLADGDTETALALAEKAFALKPKHEDTQDVLLKLQAKKEDWKGARETLSAKLKYGALPRDVHKRRDAVLALSEARAVYDDDLTIEAREAAIEANRLSPDLIPAAVMAAHGYIEQGNKKYATRVLKKAWDVAPHPDLAATFAAIEPDEAPAARLKRFRPLVKATITHPESQMLMTELHLANEDFPEARRTLADLNETNPTARTATLMAAIERGEGADDTVVKGWLARALSLPRGPQWICENCQHIHTEWKPTCENCESFDTLSWKTPPQSEVAMPGGIEMLPLIMGPKTDEGSEVVVIEDAEIIEDKTEAK from the coding sequence ATGCTTTGGTCACTCGTTAAAATTATCCTCTTTTTCTGCGCTTTGGTCGCTGTAGCTTTCGGAGCAAGCTTTTTGCTGGAAGCGCAAGGCGGCGTCCGCATCGAAGTCGCTGGCAGCGAATACAATTTCGGCCCGCTCCAATCGGTGATCGCCCTTGTTTTACTGGTTGTTACGGTCTGGGTATTTATTAAAGTCCTGGGCTTGATCATCGCGACATGGAAGTTCCTGAACGGTGATGAAACAGCAATTTCGCGTTACTTTGAACGCAATCGTCAAGCCAAGGGCTACGATGCGTTGTCTCAGGGCATGATGGCACTTGCATCCGGCGAAGGCCGCTTGGCCATGTCAAAAGCCGAAAAAGCCGAAAAGTATTTGAACAAGCCCGAACTAACGAATTTACTCACCGCTCAAGCCGCTGAGTTGGCGGGCGACCGACGAAAAGCAGAACAAACATACCGCGCTTTGATCGAGAATGACGCAACCCGATTTGTGGGCGTGAGCGGTATCATGAAACAGCGATTGGCCGATGGTGATACCGAAACAGCTTTGGCTTTGGCCGAAAAAGCTTTTGCGCTGAAGCCCAAGCATGAGGACACCCAAGACGTTCTTCTGAAGCTTCAGGCGAAAAAGGAAGACTGGAAAGGGGCCCGCGAGACCCTAAGCGCCAAACTGAAATATGGCGCATTGCCTCGTGATGTTCACAAACGCCGCGATGCCGTGTTGGCTTTGTCAGAGGCGCGCGCAGTCTACGACGACGATCTTACAATAGAGGCGCGCGAAGCGGCGATTGAGGCCAATCGATTGTCCCCTGATCTCATTCCGGCCGCAGTTATGGCGGCTCATGGCTACATCGAACAAGGCAACAAGAAATACGCAACGCGCGTGCTGAAAAAAGCATGGGATGTGGCCCCGCATCCTGATCTGGCTGCGACATTTGCCGCCATCGAACCGGACGAAGCGCCCGCTGCGCGTCTCAAACGTTTCAGGCCGCTGGTTAAGGCCACAATCACCCATCCTGAAAGCCAAATGCTGATGACCGAATTGCATCTGGCAAACGAAGATTTCCCCGAAGCGCGGCGCACGCTGGCAGACCTGAACGAAACAAATCCAACCGCACGCACTGCCACTTTGATGGCCGCGATCGAGCGCGGCGAAGGTGCTGACGATACGGTTGTTAAAGGCTGGCTGGCACGGGCCCTGTCATTGCCACGCGGACCTCAGTGGATCTGCGAAAACTGTCAGCACATCCACACTGAATGGAAGCCAACCTGTGAAAACTGCGAAAGCTTCGATACCCTTTCGTGGAAAACTCCGCCTCAGTCCGAAGTCGCTATGCCCGGCGGTATCGAAATGTTGCCGTTGATTATGGGACCAAAGACAGATGAGGGTTCTGAGGTTGTGGTGATCGAAGATGCCGAAATCATCGAGGACAAAACCGAAGCGAAGTAG